Proteins encoded in a region of the Raphanus sativus cultivar WK10039 chromosome 8, ASM80110v3, whole genome shotgun sequence genome:
- the LOC130494533 gene encoding protein FAR-RED ELONGATED HYPOCOTYL 3-like: MSNHVSGIPGSPEESYKMMYSYLYMLKQVNPGTKTCVKLDDASKFKYLFIALGACIEGFAFMRKVIVVDATSLKNKYGGVLVFAEAQDPNGQSYPLAFAVLDSENLTSWTWFFEMLKSVIPDSSELVFMSERNQSLIFAIGSVFPEAHHGHCLWHLKEKVKWHAGNVNKVIVGHKFMELDRYYTVDDFNSAYDSFEKRYPAVYKYVQEHTEKDKWARVFFPRDRYNFDTINSVESMKSVFKEATTWALIPMLDCIVRKFSDWFTQRKEDVSRSIDTSLVPLVEKYLHGLWGVAQKLSVREINSYELKYEITDTAGKMFWASLVEKSFTCKVWDYEKFPCLHGLAAYIYFTTNVDGGLNIHELCSKYYWTELWALAYDKTLCVVPDMSSWNVPDQIKEVKIIPPDRIRRKGRKRVG; the protein is encoded by the coding sequence ATGAGCAATCATGTAAGTGGTATACCTGGTAGTCCGGAAGAGAGCTACAAGATGATGTATAGCTATTTGTACATGTTAAAGCAAGTGAATCCAGGAACAAAAACTTGTGTGAAATTGGATGATGCAAGTAAATTCAAGTACCTCTTCATAGCTTTGGGAGCTTGCATTGAAGGGTTTGCATTTATGAGGAAAGTGATAGTTGTGGATGCGACATCGCTGAAGAACAAATATGGTGGTGTTCTAGTTTTCGCGGAAGCTCAAGATCCTAATGGTCAAAGTTATCCACTTGCGTTTGCAGTACTAGATAGTGAGAATCTTACTAGTTGGACTTGGTTTTTCGAGATGCTTAAAAGTGTTATACCAGACTCTTCTGAACTAGTTTTCATGAGTGAAAGAAATCAGAGTCTGATCTTCGCTATAGGAAGCGTGTTTCCAGAGGCTCACCATGGGCATTGTTTATGGCATTTGAAGGAAAAGGTGAAATGGCATGCTGGTAACGTCAACAAGGTTATAGTCGGGCATAAATTTATGGAGTTGGACAGATATTACACGGTGGATGACTTCAACTCTGCTTACGACTCATTTGAAAAAAGATATCCTGCTGTGTACAAGTATGTGCAGGAACATACTGAAAAGGACAAATGGGCAAGAGTTTTTTTCCCACGTGACAGGTACAACTTCGATACAATCAACAGTGTGGAATCAATGAAGAGCGTGTTTAAAGAGGCAACGACGTGGGCATTAATACCAATGTTGGATTGTATCGTCAGGAAATTCTCTGATTGGTTCACTCAACGGAAGGAAGATGTTTCTAGATCAATCGATACAAGCCTGGTGCCTCTAGTTGAGAAGTACTTGCACGGTCTATGGGGTGTTGCACAAAAGCTATCTGTACGGGAGATTAATAGTTATGAGCTTAAGTACGAGATCACTGACACTGCTGGAAAGATGTTTTGGGCGAGCTTGGTTGAAAAATCTTTTACTTGCAAGGTGTGGGATTATGAAAAGTTTCCTTGCCTGCACGGACTGGCAGCTTACATCTATTTCACTACGAATGTTGATGGCGGCCTTAATATCCATGAGCTGTGCTCAAAATACTACTGGACGGAATTGTGGGCTTTGGCGTATGACAAGACACTTTGTGTTGTGCCCGACATGTCTTCTTGGAATGTACCAGATCAGATTAAGGAGGTGAAGATCATACCTCCGGATCGCATCAGGAGGAAGGGAAGGAAAAGAGTTGGATGA
- the LOC130499142 gene encoding uncharacterized protein LOC130499142 yields MDPWVENQERKEMKKMKKHFDMLQFICDAEHGIPTSCPCGGRIVDEVSTNPTDKDFLPGRRYFTCNEYKNDGFHFRQPWVLGVEEEVRSLRQDVDKMAEEMHKMAEEIAQLKDLLTRK; encoded by the exons ATGGATCCATGGGTTGAGAATCAGGAaaggaaggagatgaagaagatgaagaaacatTTTGACATGCTTCAGTTTATTTGCGATGCTGAACACGGGATTCCAACTTCGTGCCCATGTGGGGGACGAATCGTCGACGAGGTTTCTACTAATCCAACAGATAAGGATTTTCTACCAGGCCGAAGGTACTTCACTTGTAATGAGTACAAG AATGATGGGTTCCACTTCCGTCAACCATGGGTTCTCGGGGTTGAGGAAGAGGTTCGCTCCTTAAGGCAGGATGTGGACAAAATGGCTGAAGAGATGCACAAAATGGCTGAAGAAATTGCTCAGCTTAAGGACCTTCTTACCCGTAAATGA